Proteins from one Loktanella sp. M215 genomic window:
- a CDS encoding Hint domain-containing protein codes for MNTGFTGTFVIPWSQTELDGRRSAPVAGIRAGGAWSWTGQPVRVDGPSAILPLGPSKDMADLRKRAAPTVRRILAGSRAPVVPPPALLQDPLFTASFTVTDGRAAWTVTLIPRGPGRKPLLMFLDALPPRDTDLWIVRHDIDATTLAEAEDVPQGVICFTPGTMILTPEGPRDVASLGEGCRVQTQDNGPAEVLWIGKRHVTGARLRALPDLAPVRLRTGALDNDVPDAGLLVSPDHRIVLHGPRARALFNAEEVLVTARDLIDDSRVLRDHSLRAVTYIHMMLPSHQIVFANNVATESFHPASAALSTMAPDDLDRMFGRLPDLRCDIDAYGAYARRVLTLSEATVLRHDAGRRI; via the coding sequence ATGAACACGGGCTTTACCGGCACGTTTGTCATTCCCTGGTCGCAAACGGAACTGGACGGGCGCCGCTCTGCGCCGGTCGCAGGCATTCGCGCCGGTGGCGCCTGGTCATGGACCGGGCAGCCGGTCCGTGTGGACGGGCCAAGCGCCATCCTTCCGTTGGGACCATCGAAGGATATGGCAGACCTGCGCAAGCGGGCCGCACCGACGGTGCGCCGCATTCTGGCAGGATCGCGTGCGCCGGTGGTGCCGCCCCCTGCCCTGTTGCAGGATCCGCTGTTCACCGCGTCCTTCACGGTGACGGACGGTCGCGCCGCATGGACGGTGACGCTGATCCCGCGCGGGCCGGGTCGCAAACCCCTGCTGATGTTCCTCGATGCGCTGCCGCCGCGCGACACCGACCTCTGGATCGTGCGCCACGACATCGACGCCACCACGCTGGCAGAGGCCGAAGATGTACCGCAGGGCGTGATCTGCTTTACCCCCGGCACGATGATCCTGACGCCGGAAGGGCCGCGCGATGTCGCGTCCCTTGGCGAAGGATGCCGGGTGCAGACGCAGGACAATGGCCCGGCCGAGGTGCTGTGGATCGGCAAGCGGCACGTGACGGGCGCCCGCCTGCGCGCCTTGCCGGACCTGGCGCCGGTCCGGCTGCGCACCGGCGCTCTGGACAACGACGTGCCGGACGCGGGGCTGCTGGTCTCTCCGGACCATCGCATCGTCCTGCACGGCCCGCGCGCGCGCGCCTTGTTCAATGCAGAAGAGGTGCTGGTCACGGCCCGTGACCTGATCGACGACAGCCGCGTCTTGCGTGACCACAGCCTGCGCGCGGTCACCTATATCCATATGATGTTGCCAAGCCACCAGATCGTCTTTGCCAACAACGTCGCGACCGAAAGCTTTCACCCCGCCAGTGCCGCCCTGTCGACCATGGCTCCGGACGACCTCGACCGGATGTTCGGGCGTCTGCCGGACCTGCGCTGTGACATCGACGCCTACGGCGCCTATGCCCGCCGCGTGCTCACGCTCAGCGAAGCGACCGTCCTGCGCCACGATGCGGGGCGCAGGATCTAG